From one Acidimicrobiales bacterium genomic stretch:
- a CDS encoding L,D-transpeptidase — MKQPDPAGTYDPYAFGLSAFSDVLSSFGGGPGEIGLHGTDQPTSVGADVSHGCLRVSNATI, encoded by the coding sequence ATGAAGCAGCCCGACCCAGCGGGCACCTATGACCCCTATGCGTTCGGGCTGTCGGCTTTCTCGGACGTCCTCTCGAGCTTCGGTGGTGGTCCGGGCGAGATCGGGCTGCACGGAACCGATCAGCCGACGAGCGTCGGCGCCGACGTCAGCCACGGCTGCCTGCGGGTCTCGAACGCGACGATC